Proteins found in one Petrotoga sibirica DSM 13575 genomic segment:
- a CDS encoding TolB family protein, whose protein sequence is MIKKILLVSTFVLITLGSFSANLSKDNMIINLNDNTWITKQVAEKIKSIGSYMYNVNIKDAMSNSINISEYDVTMNIFTNTKENITIAFGYFTGGGFSYSEESGETADWVEKFAVKALETLSFQRFLYGENWDVLQITFWKGVDEYPIFQNNKLYFVSDRYIGNREIYIFDFKERTEEKIHLEYSAEYFPDVSPNNEYLAFQTTLFGKWDVVLYNLKTQQIQRISPRDKNAYSPYFYDNTLVLFTMDEDGGQWTEVWVYDLYYDKLEKLTESKDLMKFRPTKWDGNKISFYGVRHQTANMNVYFVDEENNISPLISQPNNQTDNWSNGSELLVFSEFNGTYFSIYEYNKGEKINLSGMLTNDCFYPTYTLDKKYVFFTNYYSESDIFVINREKIRTNKP, encoded by the coding sequence ATGATAAAAAAAATACTTTTGGTCTCTACATTTGTTCTCATTACGTTGGGCTCTTTTTCTGCAAATCTATCAAAAGATAATATGATTATAAATTTAAACGATAATACATGGATTACAAAGCAAGTTGCAGAAAAAATAAAAAGTATTGGAAGTTATATGTATAATGTAAACATAAAAGATGCAATGTCTAACTCAATAAATATTAGTGAGTATGACGTTACAATGAACATATTTACAAATACCAAGGAAAATATCACAATTGCTTTTGGATACTTTACTGGTGGGGGTTTTTCCTACTCAGAAGAATCTGGTGAAACTGCTGATTGGGTAGAAAAGTTTGCCGTAAAAGCTCTGGAAACATTATCTTTTCAAAGATTTTTGTATGGAGAAAATTGGGACGTTTTACAGATCACTTTTTGGAAAGGGGTAGATGAATACCCTATTTTTCAAAATAACAAATTATATTTTGTAAGTGATAGATATATTGGAAATAGGGAAATTTATATTTTTGACTTTAAAGAAAGAACAGAAGAGAAGATTCATTTGGAGTATTCTGCTGAATATTTTCCAGATGTTTCTCCAAACAATGAGTATTTAGCTTTCCAAACGACATTGTTTGGTAAATGGGATGTTGTATTGTACAATTTAAAAACTCAGCAGATTCAAAGAATAAGTCCCCGCGATAAGAATGCTTATTCACCATATTTTTATGACAACACCTTGGTTCTATTCACTATGGATGAAGATGGTGGCCAGTGGACGGAAGTTTGGGTATACGATTTATATTACGATAAACTTGAGAAATTAACAGAGTCAAAGGATCTTATGAAATTTAGACCCACCAAATGGGATGGTAACAAAATCAGTTTTTATGGTGTGCGCCATCAAACGGCGAATATGAATGTTTATTTTGTTGACGAGGAAAACAATATTTCACCGTTAATATCACAACCAAATAATCAAACCGATAATTGGTCAAATGGTTCAGAGTTACTTGTATTCTCTGAGTTTAATGGGACATATTTCAGTATATATGAATACAATAAAGGAGAAAAGATTAATCTATCGGGCATGTTGACAAATGACTGTTTCTATCCAACATATACACTGGACAAAAAATATGTTTTTTTTACTAATTATTATTCAGAATCTGATATTTTTGTGATAAACAGAGAAAAAATTAGGACG
- a CDS encoding B12-binding domain-containing radical SAM protein, translating into MDILLVYPAYPETFWSFKHALKFIFKRAALPPLGLITIASYLPKEWNVKLVDMNCEKLKKEDILNSDYVFISAMAVQRESAINVVKQCKEFGKPIVAGGPLFTMEPDTFQKTVDHFVLGEAEELMDELVKDINRNKLKRYYAKPNFCNIEATPVPRWDLLNLKWYGSMSIQYSRGCPYNCEFCDIAALNGRKPRTKTSLQLNQELQSLYDAGWRRSVFFVDDNFISNKSKLKKEILPSIIEWQKTHDYPFSFYTEVSIDFSNDDELMNLMFKAGFDRVFIGLETPDPDSLREANKYQNIKQDLEESIKKIQSFGFEIQGGFIVGFDSDKPTIFDSQFDFIQKNGIVTAMVGILNAPRGSELYSRLLKENRLRGEISGNNVDINTNIIPKMNLEFLVKNYKNLVAKLYQPKNYYDRLKKFLSNYKVPGFSKAKIGFQEMIAFIKSIIILGIIGKERKQYWGTLFWSLFKIPKALPKMISLSIYGYHFRKIAENL; encoded by the coding sequence ATGGACATACTTTTGGTTTATCCTGCTTATCCCGAAACATTTTGGAGTTTTAAACATGCCCTGAAATTTATTTTCAAACGTGCCGCTTTGCCACCTTTGGGTTTGATTACAATAGCTTCTTATCTACCAAAAGAATGGAACGTTAAGTTGGTGGATATGAATTGTGAAAAATTAAAAAAAGAGGATATACTAAATTCAGATTATGTTTTTATAAGCGCCATGGCTGTTCAAAGAGAGTCTGCAATAAATGTGGTCAAACAATGTAAAGAATTTGGTAAACCCATAGTTGCTGGTGGCCCTCTTTTTACAATGGAACCCGACACCTTTCAAAAAACTGTGGACCATTTTGTTCTCGGAGAAGCAGAAGAATTGATGGATGAGCTTGTTAAAGATATCAATAGAAATAAGTTAAAAAGATATTATGCGAAACCTAATTTTTGTAATATCGAAGCTACACCTGTTCCAAGGTGGGACTTGTTAAATCTCAAATGGTACGGATCTATGAGTATTCAGTATTCCAGAGGTTGTCCATATAACTGTGAATTTTGTGATATTGCGGCTTTGAATGGTAGAAAACCCAGAACCAAAACAAGTCTACAGTTGAACCAAGAACTTCAATCTTTATATGATGCAGGTTGGAGACGTTCAGTTTTCTTTGTAGACGATAATTTTATCTCAAATAAATCGAAATTAAAAAAAGAAATATTACCCTCGATAATTGAGTGGCAAAAAACTCATGATTACCCATTTTCTTTCTATACCGAAGTTTCTATAGATTTTTCTAATGATGATGAACTCATGAATTTGATGTTCAAAGCAGGCTTTGACAGAGTTTTTATTGGTTTAGAAACCCCTGATCCGGATAGTTTAAGAGAAGCTAACAAGTATCAAAATATTAAACAAGATCTTGAAGAATCTATAAAAAAAATTCAAAGTTTTGGTTTTGAAATTCAAGGAGGCTTTATTGTCGGTTTTGATAGCGATAAACCCACAATTTTCGATAGTCAATTTGATTTTATACAAAAAAACGGCATAGTTACCGCCATGGTTGGAATTTTGAATGCCCCAAGGGGAAGTGAATTATATTCAAGATTACTCAAGGAAAATAGGTTACGGGGAGAAATAAGTGGAAACAATGTGGATATCAATACGAATATTATTCCAAAGATGAATTTGGAATTTCTTGTCAAAAATTACAAAAATCTTGTTGCTAAGCTTTATCAGCCCAAAAACTATTATGATCGTTTGAAAAAATTTTTGTCTAATTATAAGGTACCGGGATTCTCAAAGGCCAAAATAGGCTTCCAAGAAATGATCGCTTTTATTAAATCTATTATTATTTTAGGAATTATTGGTAAAGAAAGAAAACAATATTGGGGAACGCTTTTTTGGAGCTTATTTAAAATACCTAAAGCGTTGCCAAAGATGATTTCTCTTTCAATTTACGGCTATCATTTCAGGAAAATTGCAGAAAATTTATAA